A window of Equus przewalskii isolate Varuska chromosome 6, EquPr2, whole genome shotgun sequence genomic DNA:
CGGGGCCGCCCCCGGGCGGCGAGGGCCTCCACGCGCCTTCCGAGGGTTGGTCAGCTCTGCCCCTCTTGAACCCCAGCCGGAATGCCAGCGCCCACCCACTCTCCCAGCTCTTGAATCTGGATTTGAGCTACAATGAGATCGAGCTCATTCCCCAGGGCTTTCTTGAGCACCTCACCTCCCTGCGCTTCCTGAACCTCAGCCGAAACTGCTTGCGGGCCTTTGAGGCCCAGCGGGCgggctccctgccctgcctcgTGCTCCTGGACGTCAGCCACAATGCGCTGGAGATGCTGGAGCTGGGTGCCAGAGCCCTGGGGTCCCTGCGGACGCTGCTCCTACAGGACAATGCCCTGCGGGACCTGCCCCCATATACCTTTGCCGGCCTGGTCAGCCTGCAGAGGCTCAACCTGCAGGGGAACCGAGTCAGCCCCTGTGGGGGCCCCGGGGAGCCTGGACCCCCAGGCTGTGTGGCCTTCTCTGGCATCTCCTCCCTCCGCATCCTGAACCTGGTGGACAATGAGATGGAGATGCTGAGGGCAGGTGCCTTCCTCCACACACCACTCACCGAGCTGGACCTCTCTGCCAACCCTGGGCTGGATGTGGCCATAGGGGCCTTGGCAGGCCTGGAGGCCTCCTTGGAGGTCCTGGCCCTGCAGGGCAATGGGCTGGCCGTCCTGCAGGTGGATCTGCCCTGCTTCAGCTGCCTGAAGCGGCTCAATCTCGCCGAGAACCGCCTGAGCCGCCTGCCAGCCTGGACGCAGGCTGTGTCGCTGGAGGTGCTGGACCTGAGGAATAACAGCTTCAGCCTCCTGCCGGGCAGCGCCATGGGCGGCCTGGAGACCAGCCTTCGGCGCCTCTACCTGCAGGGGAATCCGCTCAGCTGCTGTGGCAATGGCTGGCTGGCCTCCCAGCTGCACCAGGGCCGTGTGGACGTGGACGCCACCCAGGACCTGATCTGCCGCTTCGGCTCCCAGGAGGAGGTGTCCCTGAGCCACGTACGTCCTGAGGACTGTGAGAAGGGGGGACTCAAGACCGTCAACCTCATAATCATCCTCACCTTCACGCTGGTCGCTGCCATCCTCCTCACCACCCTGGCCACCTGTTGCTGCGTCCGCCGGCAGAAGTTCAACCAACAGTTCAAAGCCTAGAGGAAGCGGGGGCTGCAGAACAGCTCAGCCCAGAGACCCTTCCGGGTCAGTGGGGGGAGCCCAAGAAGGGTGGGGACtgacccaaggtcacccagtgagCCAGGGTCCGAGAACCCTGGTGTCTGaatcccagccctgggctccttTCCCTTGTCCGGCGGCGTTGGTAAGTGACTCACTTTCCAGGCCACACGTGTGGCCCAGCTGTGGAGGCCGGAACTTGAGCAGTTCCAGGACTGTCAGAGAATAAAGCTGACCCATCAGATCAACAGACATTCACCAGCATCTCTTGTGTGCCACAccctgctctgggctcccaggGACGCTGGTGAACGAGACGCATCTCTGTCCTCAGGCATCTCCCGGTCTGGGAGGGGAGGTGGTCGCAGAGCCATGCAGTGACCACACGGTGTGGGAGCCCTGCAGCCCCGCTGGCTGCGTGTGGACGGTCCTGCCCCCGGCCAGGCCAGGGTAACCAAGGGGCGAGACCAAGAGCCTTGGTCTGAGACGTTTCCAAGCAGACTGTTTGTCACATCTTCTGATAATGACTTTCAGCTTCTCTGGAACATGAAGAGCTTGTGACCGGAAGAGAGCTGGAGCCACATGAGTCCGTCTTGGACCCAGCGCTGTTTGGCGGGCCGCGGCGGCtccagcagggcctggggaaACGCTGTCGTGCTGGGCTCCGGCCCAGGCCTGACCATTCCGTTTCCTGCTCTGGGGCTCCTTCCCTGGCTGGCACTCCCGTGCGGCACACACTGGCCCGAATACTGCCCAAGTCCCCGACGCCCTGCCCGGGGCCCCTGCTCcatcccagccccaccctggccgCTGAGCTAGGAGTTAGAATCTTTGGGATCTGGTTCTGTTTTGCCCCAGGCTTGGCAGCTGTAGCAAACCCAAGCCTGCGTCTGCCTCTTTATGACAAGGCTCTGAGGTTGGTATTTTATCCCGTTTTATAAAGGAGGCTTGAAGTCTCCCTCCAGGGTCCTGCAGCTAAGAAACGCCATAAGTGAGATTCAGACtcatctcctcctgcctccacGGCCTGAGCTCTGtcactgtggcagctgcaggcTCTTAGGTGGACCGGAAGTGGTCCCACATGGCCAGAACAGGGCCTGGGAGCATCCTGTGTTGCACATACCCacccactcctctccctcctctctcccaggcaggcagagagaagacaggcAGCCACgggccctctgctccttctctgcctcagtttcccttgttCCCTCCTTTGCAGACTGCTGTGGGcccccttttttctcttcttgctcttgCATTCCCTCATCCCCTCTCCCTTCATAGAGCGTGACCTGGAGTTTGAGACCACTGGGTCCAACCTCCCCATtgcacagacagggaaactgaggctgaggaagAGAATGGGAGTTGCTCAGAGCTGCacaagtcagtggcagagcctgTGAAAAAAGTGGCTTCAGACCTCATTGAGGGGCATGTGGTGGCACTGGGGGTTGGACCTGAGTGGTTTCCTTCTCTCAGCTCTCACATCCCAAGAGAACACTGACTCCACATTCTCTTCCTGGTCCTCATCgtgcagacattttttttttcccaagaaaaatgGGTAGAAAAACCCATCCAGGTATCACCCTCTATCGGTCATTCCCGTGGAATCATGGGCTGTCCGGGAAGAAGGGAAGCCCTGGGATCAGGCCGGACCCTGTGTGACTGTCTGCCCCTCTTGCCTGGGCTGGGCCCGCGGTCTGGCTCACGACAGTGCTCATAAAGGAGATGATGAAAAtgcccctctctctgccccattttacagatgagaaaactgaggcccagagggggtTGAGGACTCAGGGAGTCAATGGCCGAGCCGGGGCTGGAACCTGGTGtcctggcccagcccagggcccaggcgGCGTCGGGGGCAGCCGGGGGCGTCGGGTCCCGGGTCCCGCTGGGGTCACGCCCACAGGTGCTCACCACACACGGATGCTTTTCCTCGGGCCTGGAGGGCCAGGTGCAGGCCCCTTCCCGCCTGATCTTTGCAAACACTACACAATGCTGCTGTCacctcccaggagccaggccaCAGCCCGGCCTCGGCACCAGCCTTTTGTATAACCCACgtgaatgtattaaaaaatgattttggaGAAACAGCTCACCTGCCAGCCTGCTCCTTGCTTCATTGCACCGGCGTGAACCCTGCCGTCCTCTGCTTCCCTTACTGTCTTGGAATCCTCATGCTACCCCTGGGGAGATAGGCCGAGGACTGTTGTggggggagactgaggctccgaGTCATCACCACATGGACCTTGGGGCCTCAGCCCTGCTCACATCCCCTGCGGGACCACTGTCCTGTCACATTCAACAAACCCCActctcccccccctccccccccacggAGAACATGGTGGCTTTCCTTCCTCTGcggctccctctgctcccctttCTCTGAGCTCGCCCCTCTGCCCCATCTCAGAGGCAGtgccgtccctccctcccttgctcagggtcctctcccctcctctcattCGCTCCCTCCACTCTCTGCTCACTTCTTTCTCTCAGGCTTCAGCTGTGCTCGAGTCTTGAGTCTTGCCCATCGCAGAAGTAGTAGACGCCCTTAAACcgctttcccttccttctcctccttcagggGTAAACTTCTTGGGAAAGTAGCTGCCCCTGCCCCATTCTCAACCCACCCCAGGCTGCCTTCAGCCCCTCCCGTGCCCCCACTGTCCCGCCTAAGGTCACTGAAGGCGTCCTTTGCCAAACTCAGCACTTTTCAGACTGCACCTCCTTGACCCCTCGGCTGTGGGGGCCCCTCACCGCGTCCTCCCTGGGCACACTCTCCTGGCACCTAGGACCCCCCACAcatgcttttccttcctctcaggCCACTCCTTTTCGGGCCCTGCTGTGTGCTCATCTTCCTGGAGCATCTGAATGCCGAGCGCCAGGACCCCATCCCAGGCCCTCCTCCCTCAGGAAGGTCATCGCCCCCTTGCTATAGCCACCCCATTGCTCCGAGGATGCCCACAGCTCTGTCTCCAGGTCCTCCTGAGTGTCCAGCCCTGATACCCAGAGCCCTCCACCCCTAAGAGAGCTAAAGGTCTCCCGGGGGCTGGAGAACTGAGTGGCAGGTTGCCGCTCAAGGCGGAACCTGGGAGAAGAGCCGGAGGGGCCAGCAGAAAAGCGTTCCTGGTTCCTGGAAGGGAGTGGGAGGGTGAGGGTGTAGGCTGTGgggtctgggggaggggacaaGTGCAACCTCACCAGTGGTGGGcgtggggcaggcagggggctCTGAAGCAGAGTCTAGAGGAAGGGACGGtccccctgcctccccgcccccactTTGCAGCCCCCTGCGCTTGTCCTCATGTGGCTCCGCCTCCCGTCCTCAGCTGCTGGACACCCAGACACTGCCGCCTCTGCAGGTGCCCGCCTTCTCCCCGCACCTCCTCTCCTGATGGTGCCAGCCCAGTGCTGCCTGGTCTCCCCACCCCCGAGCATCCTGGAGACTTCTCCAGCCCAGCATCTCTGGGCCGTGGCCTCTCACCTCCCAGTTCCTGCTCCAGCTCCTACTCTCCAAAGGCAAGTTGTAAATGCCTATTTCACGGAtggggctggggggtgagggggcatGCGACTCAACACCCTGCACACAGGAGGTGCGCCACAAAGGCctcagggaaggcaggagggcgGGCTGAGTTCAGCCCGGGGCTCTGTGAACCTCCGATCTGGCGGGGAGCCCCCCGGGTCCCTGACCCCTCTTCCTGGAAAACAGGGGAGTTCGCTCACCTGGTCAAGACCCCCAGtgaggcagaaattcctgttTTCAGCCAAACGTGGACACAGCTGCCAAGTAGGTCATCAGAGCATCCGGCAGTTCTAGGAGGAGGGGAGGCCCTCACCTGCCCCCGTCACAGACAGCCTGCGGGGCCAGGCCACCCGGCTCATTCAGTCCACGGGCACAGGTcctggcaggaggggaggaggcagcacaTGGCCCACCAGCTGCCTCACCTCTGAGTTCCCTGTGCGGGCACCCCCTGGGGGACCAGGACCCGCTGTCTGCGTTCTGTGCCCCTGTCCTTTGGGCAGCTCACAGGTCCTGCAAGTCCAGGTCCCTACAGCCCTCCAGGAACATCTCTCTGGCCGCCTCCCTCCTTGTCTTCAGAGCTGACAATTATTGAGCACGTCCAGGGGCTGGCCGCCCGACTCTCCCCAACACCAggctctctcccacctcctctacCTGAACTGTCTCACCCTCCCACCCAGACCCACCTGCTGAACTCCTCCTTTTCCAACCCTGCctacatcacctcctccagggagactGCCCTGATTTCCTTCCTCCAGCTGCCCACTGTGCCAGGCTGCCCTCAGCCACAGCACCAGGATGTCTGCCTGACCTGCCACCATGAGGGAGGTCCTACCTGGTGCcccttctgtgtcctcaggacccATGAGCCAACACAGAAGGTGAGTTCAGAAAATGTTTCCTGAATGGATGCCCCCGCCCTCCAGGACTGAAAAACTTGTGGGGATTGAGACCAGCCCTCAGACAGAGAGTGGGTGACAGGCTTCTCAGACAGACACAGGGGACACAGAAGACAGAGAGGGGGATGCAGGGTGTGGGCTGCCCAGGGGTAGCAGTGGCCAGTGGTGAGGCAAAGAAAGGAGCTTCTCTCACCACCCTCCAGATCCCTGCAGGACcatgtcttctcttctcctccctgcctctcctccctccccgccctctccctctctcttctcactcCTCTCCCTTGGTCGTCTCCCCCACCCTATCTCACTGAACAGTGGGGCTGTGGTGGCTgagagggggcggggaggaggtcGAGCTGTTTATAGGAGCTGGAGCAGCTCCAGCCATCAGCTCTGTTTGGAGCTGCAGACCAAGCATAATAAATACCTTGGCTCCTCCCCAGCTGTGCTTTCCCTGAACTTGGCCATTCGAACTCCAAACCTCTCCGGCCTGCTGGTTCTCAGGacccagctcccaccccaccccaccccaccctcccacctcccaccaagCTGCCCTGGAGCGAGCACTGCCTCTGGGACCAGAAACGCAGGGCTGAGTCTGGGCTCCTCCACTGCTTTGGGGAGCAACGGCAAGTCACACAGCCtgtctgtgcctccatttccccatccgAAAAACAGCACTGTAGTCAATGCACAGTGCTGTTCACATGTTAGGCCAGAGCGAGCTGAGCATccgctctgtgctgggccctgcgGGATCCCTGGGAACAGTCGGACAGATCCTCTGCCGattgggaagagggaggggccGAGGCACAGCACAGGCAGGAAGTGGTCAGCGCCACAAGGGAGGTCCAGATTTGTGCTCCGAGTTTGTTTGCAGCAGGGAGCGGCCCTTCCAGCTGCAGGAGTGAGGGGAGACTTCGAGGACATCTGGGCTGTCCCTGCGAGGAagggtaggatttcaacatgtggagatggggagaggctCCTCTGGGCCGAGCAAATGGCTCAAGGCCCGGAGTCGGGCAGTGGGAAGATGCGGCCTGGGGCAGGCAGAAGAGTCTGCCTGTGCCCAGCCTCCGCCCCATCACTCCCAACTGTGTCCTCTCTGATCCTTCCGCACCCTCAGCTCTGACTTCCCAGCTGTCTGgaatcctccttcctttcctggagAGCTTCCGACTCACCCAGCTCTC
This region includes:
- the LRRC32 gene encoding transforming growth factor beta activator LRRC32, which produces MSHQILLLLAVLTLSLAASQHRDQVSCKMVDKEVLCQGLSLLQVPSGLPRDIEALNLSGNQLRSILASPLGFYTAIRHLDLSTNEISFLQPGVFQALPHLEHINLAHNRLAVGTALSTGGLGPLPHVLSLDLSGNSLYSGLVERLLGEAPALRSLSLAENSLTRLARHTFGGTPALERLDLHSNVLMDIEDGAFDALPRLAHLNLSRNSLTCISDFSLQQLRVLDLSCNSIEAFQTAPEPRAEYQLTWLDLRENKLLHFPDLAALPRLTFLNVSNNLIRLPAGPPPGGEGLHAPSEGWSALPLLNPSRNASAHPLSQLLNLDLSYNEIELIPQGFLEHLTSLRFLNLSRNCLRAFEAQRAGSLPCLVLLDVSHNALEMLELGARALGSLRTLLLQDNALRDLPPYTFAGLVSLQRLNLQGNRVSPCGGPGEPGPPGCVAFSGISSLRILNLVDNEMEMLRAGAFLHTPLTELDLSANPGLDVAIGALAGLEASLEVLALQGNGLAVLQVDLPCFSCLKRLNLAENRLSRLPAWTQAVSLEVLDLRNNSFSLLPGSAMGGLETSLRRLYLQGNPLSCCGNGWLASQLHQGRVDVDATQDLICRFGSQEEVSLSHVRPEDCEKGGLKTVNLIIILTFTLVAAILLTTLATCCCVRRQKFNQQFKA
- the LOC139083949 gene encoding uncharacterized protein, whose translation is MSSLLLPASPPSPPSPSLFSLLSLGRLPHPISLNSGAVVAERGRGGGRAVYRSWSSSSHQLCLELQTKHNKYLGSSPAVLSLNLAIRTPNLSGLLVLRTQLPPHPTPPSHLPPSCPGASTASGTRNAGLSLGSSTALGSNGKSHSLSVPPFPHPKNSTVVNAQCCSHVRPERAEHPLCAGPCGIPGNSRTDPLPIGKREGPRHSTGRKWSAPQGRSRFVLRVCLQQGAALPAAGVRGDFEDIWAVPARKALTSQLSGILLPFLESFRLTQLSQVVDAFPEFCSHVHTPTYPQKATPESGRLG